Proteins from a genomic interval of Oncorhynchus clarkii lewisi isolate Uvic-CL-2024 chromosome 15, UVic_Ocla_1.0, whole genome shotgun sequence:
- the LOC139366911 gene encoding arylamine N-acetyltransferase, pineal gland isozyme NAT-10-like produces the protein MDVQKYFLRIGYEGPALPTPTLDALQRVHRCHLRTIPFENLTIHSGGRVRLELPHLYDKIVHHRRGGFCFENNGLFSWLLSEMGFDVTILAGQVRDAITGWYGPPFDHFISMVTLEGHRWLCDVAFGGSGFELPMSLETEEPQKQGHRVYRIRRAGEMHFLEWQDEERETGLWTELYKFTLDTRHRGDFIEMCDYHQSSPSSIFFCKSLCSMLKPTGRLTYMGHKLITTQFPSDEAGTVTKASRELTDEEIPDILKEEFGIILESQLVPKDETMTPPLNIF, from the coding sequence ATGGATGTTCAGAAGTATTTTCTACGCATTGGGTATGAGGGACCAGCGTTGCCAACGCCGACCTTGGACGCGCTCCAGCGTGTACACCGCTGTCATCTGAGGACTATCCCTTTCGAGAACCTCACCATCCACAGCGGGGGGCGCGTACGACTCGAACTCCCGCACCTCTATGATAAAATCGTTCATCACCGCCGCGGAGGGTTCTGCTTCGAGAATAACGGTCTGTTCTCCTGGCTTCTGTCGGAAATGGGATTCGACGTCACCATCCTAGCGGGCCAAGTGAGAGACGCCATCACAGGGTGGTACGGCCCGCCGTTCGACCACTTCATCTCCATGGTGACGCTCGAGGGGCATCGGTGGCTGTGCGACGTGGCATTTGGTGGATCAGGGTTCGAGCTCCCCATGTCCTTAGAGACGGAAGAACCTCAGAAGCAGGGCCACAGAGTGTACAGGATCAGACGAGCGGGAGAGATGCACTTTCTGGAGTGgcaagatgaagagagagaaactggGCTCTGGACTGAGCTATACAAGTTCACTCTGGACACAAGACACAGAGGAGACTTCATAGAGATGTGTGACTACCATCAGAGCTCCCCTAGCTCCATCTTCTTCTGCAAGTCTCTCTGCTCCATGCTGAAGCCTACCGGGAGGCTCACCTACATGGGCCATAAACTCATCACCACCCAGTTTCCCTCAGATGAAGCTGGGACTGTGACTAAAGCCAGCAGAGAGCTGACTGATGAAGAGATACCTGACATACTAAAAGAGGAGTTTGGAATAATACTGGAATCTCAACTTGTCCCAAAGGATGAAACTATGACACCACCActcaacattttttaa
- the LOC139366910 gene encoding E3 ubiquitin-protein ligase MARCHF6-like isoform X2 yields the protein MPPRLPIQDICAGLLTSVGTAIRYWFHYTLVAFAWLGVVPLTACRIYKCLFTGSVTSLLTLPLDMLSTDNLLADCLQGCFVVTCTLCAFISLVWLREQIVHGGPPLWLEHHQQPQPNAAGQQPNEAAGQGAADEPPAPANPPAHEAEPEPPDGPPEQGEEPELDNEEEEGAAAEDVDANNGAQDDMNWNALEWDRAAEELTWERMLGLDGSLVFLEHVFWVVSLNTLFILVFAFCPYHIGHFSVMGLGFEEYVQASQFEGLITTIVGYILLAMTLILCHGFAALVRFQRSRRLLGVCYIVVKVSLLVVVEIGVFPLICGWWLDICSLEMFDASLKDRELSFKSAPGTTMFLHWLVGMVYVFYFASFILLLREVLRPGVLWFLRNLNDPDFNPVQEMIHLPIYRHLRRFILSVVVFGSIVLLMLWLPIRMIKLLLPAFLPYNVMLYSDAPVSELSLELLLLQVVLPALLEQGHTRQWLKGLVRAWTVSAGYLLDLHSYLLGEQEDDANQPVNNNHAPGHQNNNNANPAPAVGEGLHAAHQAILQQGGPIGFQPYHRPLRFPFRIVLLIGFMCITLLVSSLVCLTLPVFAGRWLMSFWTGSSKIHELYTAACGLYVCWLSIRGATVLLAWMPQGPTIIMVKVQEWSLMILKTLVVALLVAGVIPLLLGLLFELVIVAPLRVPLDQTPLFYPWQDWALGVLHAKIIAAITLMGPQWWLKTVIEQVYANGIRNIDLHFIICKLAAPVISVLLLSLCVPYVIAAGVVPAVGLSGVSGVTPEMQILIQRRIYPFLLMVVSIIGILSFQIRQFKRLYEHIKNDKYLVGQRLVNYERKARGTSSVPPPNSIPE from the exons ATGCCCCCCCGTCTGCCCATCCAGGACATCTGTGCTGGCCTGCTGACCAGTGTGGGCACAGCCATACGATACTGGTTTCACTACACACTGGTGGCCTTCGCATGGCTGGGGGTGGTCCCCCTCACTGCAT gtcGAATCTACAAGTGTCTGTTTACCGGCTCTGTGACCTCGCTCCTGACGCTGCCTTTGGACATGCTCTCCAC AGATAACCTGCTGGCAGACTGTCTGCAGGGCTGTTTCGTGGTGACGTGTACACTGTGTGCCTTCATCAGTCTGGTGTGGCTCAGGGAGCAGATAGTCCATGGTGGTCCCCCCCTGTGGCTGGAGCACCACCAGCAGCCCCAGCCCAACGCAGCCGGACAACAGCCCAACGAG GCTGCCGGTCAAGGAGCAGCTGATGAACCCCCTGCCCCTGCCAACCCCCCAGCTCACGAGGCAGAGCCAGAGCCCCCGGATGGCCCACCAGAACAGGGGGAGGAGCCAGAACTAGACaacgaggaagaggagggggcgGCTGCCGAAGATGTGGATGCCAACAACGGGGCTCAAG aTGATATGAACTGGAATGCTCTAGAATGGGACAGAGCAGCAGAGGAGCTCACATGGGAGAGG aTGCTTGGACTCGATGGCTCCTTGGTGTTCTTA GAGCATGTGTTCTGGGTTGTGTCTCTGAACACTCTCTTCATCCTGGTCTTCG CGTTCTGTCCATACCACATTGGTCACTTCTCTGTCATGGGCCTTGGCTTTGAGGAATAT GTCCAAGCCTCCCAATTCGAGGGCCTGATCACAACCATCGTAGGGTACATCCTGTTGGCCATGACGCTCATCCTCTGTCAT GGGTTCGCTGCTCTGGTCAGGTTCCAGCGGTCCCGCCGTCTACTAGGGGTCTGCTACATCGTTGTCAAG GTCTCACTGCTTGTTGTCGTGGAGATAGGAGTCTTCCCCCTCATCTGTGGCTGGTGGCTCGACATCTGCTCTTTA GAGATGTTTGATGCGTCTCTGAAGGACAGAGAGCTGAGTTTTAAATCTGCTCCAGGCACCACCATGTTCCTGCACTGGCTGGTGGGAATGGTCTACGTCTTCTACTTCGCTTCCTTCATCCTCTTACTGAGAGAG GTGCTGAGGCCTGGGGTCCTGTGGTTTCTGAGAAACCTGAACGATCCAGACTTCAACCCAGTCCAGGAAATGATCCACCTACCTATCTACAGACACCTCCGCAGGTTCATCCTGTCTGTG GTGGTGTTTGGCTCTATCGTTCTCCTGATGTTGTGGCTGCCCATCAGGATGATCAAGCTCCTCCTCCCTGCCTTCCTGCCCTACAACGTCATGCTTTACAG tgatgCTCCAGTCAGTGAGCTGTCTCTGGAGCTGTTGTTACTGCAGGTGGTTCTGCCAGCTCTCCTGGAACAAGGTCACACACGCCAGTGGCTGAAAGGTCTGGTCAGGGCCTGGACTGTCAGCGCAGGATACCTACT AGACCTCCACTCTTACTTGCTCGGAGAACAGGAAGACGATGCTAACCAGCCTGTCAACAACAACCATGCTCCCGGgcaccaaaacaacaacaacgctAACCCCGCCCCTGCTGTGGGGGAGGGGCTTCATGCAGCCCATCAGGCCATATTACAGCAGGGAGGACCAATAGGTTTCCAACCCTACCATCGGCCCCTACGCTTCCCTTTCAGG aTCGTCTTGCTGATAGGGTTCATGTGTATCACCCTGCTGGTTTCCAGTCTGGTGTGTCTGACGTTACCAG TGTTTGCGGGCCGTTGGCTGATGTCATTCTGGACAGGCAGCTCGAAGATCCATGAGCTGTATACAGCAGCGTGTGGTCTGTACGTGTGCTGGCTGTCCATCCGCGGTGCCACCGTGCTGTTGGCCTGGATGCCCCAGGGACCCACCATCATCATGGTCAAAGTCCAGGAGTGGAGCCTCATG attctgAAGACCCTTGTCGTAGCGTTGCTGGTGGCTGGTGTTATCCCTCTACTATTGGGCCTGCTGTTTGAGCTGGTCATCGTTGCTCCCCTACGCGTTCCTCTGGACCAGACGCCTCTCTTCTACCCCTGgcag GACTGGGCTCTGGGGGTGCTCCATGCCAAAATCATCGCTGCCATCACCCTCATGGGTCCACAGTGGTGGCTGAAGACTGTCATAGAACAG GTGTATGCTAACGGCATCAGGAACATCGACCTCCATTTCATCATCTGTAAGCTGGCTGCCCCTGTCATCTCAGTGCTGctgctgtccctgtgtgtcccctACGTCATAGCAGCCGGGGTCGTACCTGCCGTAG GTCTGTCAGGTGTGTCAGGTGTGACTCCAGAGATGCAGATTCTGATTCAGAGGAGGATCTACCCGTTCCTCCTGATGGTGGTGTCCATCATCGGCATCCTCTCCTTCCAGATACGACAGTTCAAACGTCTCTACGAACACATCAAGAACGACAA GTACCTGGTTGGCCAGCGGCTTGTCAACTACGAACGCAAGGCTAGGGGAACCAGCTCTGTCCCGCCCCCTAACTCTATCCCAGAGTAG
- the LOC139366910 gene encoding E3 ubiquitin-protein ligase MARCHF6-like isoform X1 has product MKMDIADEGDICRVCRSEGTPDKPLYHPCVCTGSIKFIHQECLVQWLKHSRKEYCELCKHRFAFTPIYSPDMPPRLPIQDICAGLLTSVGTAIRYWFHYTLVAFAWLGVVPLTACRIYKCLFTGSVTSLLTLPLDMLSTDNLLADCLQGCFVVTCTLCAFISLVWLREQIVHGGPPLWLEHHQQPQPNAAGQQPNEAAGQGAADEPPAPANPPAHEAEPEPPDGPPEQGEEPELDNEEEEGAAAEDVDANNGAQDDMNWNALEWDRAAEELTWERMLGLDGSLVFLEHVFWVVSLNTLFILVFAFCPYHIGHFSVMGLGFEEYVQASQFEGLITTIVGYILLAMTLILCHGFAALVRFQRSRRLLGVCYIVVKVSLLVVVEIGVFPLICGWWLDICSLEMFDASLKDRELSFKSAPGTTMFLHWLVGMVYVFYFASFILLLREVLRPGVLWFLRNLNDPDFNPVQEMIHLPIYRHLRRFILSVVVFGSIVLLMLWLPIRMIKLLLPAFLPYNVMLYSDAPVSELSLELLLLQVVLPALLEQGHTRQWLKGLVRAWTVSAGYLLDLHSYLLGEQEDDANQPVNNNHAPGHQNNNNANPAPAVGEGLHAAHQAILQQGGPIGFQPYHRPLRFPFRIVLLIGFMCITLLVSSLVCLTLPVFAGRWLMSFWTGSSKIHELYTAACGLYVCWLSIRGATVLLAWMPQGPTIIMVKVQEWSLMILKTLVVALLVAGVIPLLLGLLFELVIVAPLRVPLDQTPLFYPWQDWALGVLHAKIIAAITLMGPQWWLKTVIEQVYANGIRNIDLHFIICKLAAPVISVLLLSLCVPYVIAAGVVPAVGLSGVSGVTPEMQILIQRRIYPFLLMVVSIIGILSFQIRQFKRLYEHIKNDKYLVGQRLVNYERKARGTSSVPPPNSIPE; this is encoded by the exons TTTGGTCCAGTGGCTGAAGCACAGCAGGAAGGAGTACTGTGAATTATGCAAGCACAGATTTGCTTTCACACCAA TCTACTCCCCAGACATGCCCCCCCGTCTGCCCATCCAGGACATCTGTGCTGGCCTGCTGACCAGTGTGGGCACAGCCATACGATACTGGTTTCACTACACACTGGTGGCCTTCGCATGGCTGGGGGTGGTCCCCCTCACTGCAT gtcGAATCTACAAGTGTCTGTTTACCGGCTCTGTGACCTCGCTCCTGACGCTGCCTTTGGACATGCTCTCCAC AGATAACCTGCTGGCAGACTGTCTGCAGGGCTGTTTCGTGGTGACGTGTACACTGTGTGCCTTCATCAGTCTGGTGTGGCTCAGGGAGCAGATAGTCCATGGTGGTCCCCCCCTGTGGCTGGAGCACCACCAGCAGCCCCAGCCCAACGCAGCCGGACAACAGCCCAACGAG GCTGCCGGTCAAGGAGCAGCTGATGAACCCCCTGCCCCTGCCAACCCCCCAGCTCACGAGGCAGAGCCAGAGCCCCCGGATGGCCCACCAGAACAGGGGGAGGAGCCAGAACTAGACaacgaggaagaggagggggcgGCTGCCGAAGATGTGGATGCCAACAACGGGGCTCAAG aTGATATGAACTGGAATGCTCTAGAATGGGACAGAGCAGCAGAGGAGCTCACATGGGAGAGG aTGCTTGGACTCGATGGCTCCTTGGTGTTCTTA GAGCATGTGTTCTGGGTTGTGTCTCTGAACACTCTCTTCATCCTGGTCTTCG CGTTCTGTCCATACCACATTGGTCACTTCTCTGTCATGGGCCTTGGCTTTGAGGAATAT GTCCAAGCCTCCCAATTCGAGGGCCTGATCACAACCATCGTAGGGTACATCCTGTTGGCCATGACGCTCATCCTCTGTCAT GGGTTCGCTGCTCTGGTCAGGTTCCAGCGGTCCCGCCGTCTACTAGGGGTCTGCTACATCGTTGTCAAG GTCTCACTGCTTGTTGTCGTGGAGATAGGAGTCTTCCCCCTCATCTGTGGCTGGTGGCTCGACATCTGCTCTTTA GAGATGTTTGATGCGTCTCTGAAGGACAGAGAGCTGAGTTTTAAATCTGCTCCAGGCACCACCATGTTCCTGCACTGGCTGGTGGGAATGGTCTACGTCTTCTACTTCGCTTCCTTCATCCTCTTACTGAGAGAG GTGCTGAGGCCTGGGGTCCTGTGGTTTCTGAGAAACCTGAACGATCCAGACTTCAACCCAGTCCAGGAAATGATCCACCTACCTATCTACAGACACCTCCGCAGGTTCATCCTGTCTGTG GTGGTGTTTGGCTCTATCGTTCTCCTGATGTTGTGGCTGCCCATCAGGATGATCAAGCTCCTCCTCCCTGCCTTCCTGCCCTACAACGTCATGCTTTACAG tgatgCTCCAGTCAGTGAGCTGTCTCTGGAGCTGTTGTTACTGCAGGTGGTTCTGCCAGCTCTCCTGGAACAAGGTCACACACGCCAGTGGCTGAAAGGTCTGGTCAGGGCCTGGACTGTCAGCGCAGGATACCTACT AGACCTCCACTCTTACTTGCTCGGAGAACAGGAAGACGATGCTAACCAGCCTGTCAACAACAACCATGCTCCCGGgcaccaaaacaacaacaacgctAACCCCGCCCCTGCTGTGGGGGAGGGGCTTCATGCAGCCCATCAGGCCATATTACAGCAGGGAGGACCAATAGGTTTCCAACCCTACCATCGGCCCCTACGCTTCCCTTTCAGG aTCGTCTTGCTGATAGGGTTCATGTGTATCACCCTGCTGGTTTCCAGTCTGGTGTGTCTGACGTTACCAG TGTTTGCGGGCCGTTGGCTGATGTCATTCTGGACAGGCAGCTCGAAGATCCATGAGCTGTATACAGCAGCGTGTGGTCTGTACGTGTGCTGGCTGTCCATCCGCGGTGCCACCGTGCTGTTGGCCTGGATGCCCCAGGGACCCACCATCATCATGGTCAAAGTCCAGGAGTGGAGCCTCATG attctgAAGACCCTTGTCGTAGCGTTGCTGGTGGCTGGTGTTATCCCTCTACTATTGGGCCTGCTGTTTGAGCTGGTCATCGTTGCTCCCCTACGCGTTCCTCTGGACCAGACGCCTCTCTTCTACCCCTGgcag GACTGGGCTCTGGGGGTGCTCCATGCCAAAATCATCGCTGCCATCACCCTCATGGGTCCACAGTGGTGGCTGAAGACTGTCATAGAACAG GTGTATGCTAACGGCATCAGGAACATCGACCTCCATTTCATCATCTGTAAGCTGGCTGCCCCTGTCATCTCAGTGCTGctgctgtccctgtgtgtcccctACGTCATAGCAGCCGGGGTCGTACCTGCCGTAG GTCTGTCAGGTGTGTCAGGTGTGACTCCAGAGATGCAGATTCTGATTCAGAGGAGGATCTACCCGTTCCTCCTGATGGTGGTGTCCATCATCGGCATCCTCTCCTTCCAGATACGACAGTTCAAACGTCTCTACGAACACATCAAGAACGACAA GTACCTGGTTGGCCAGCGGCTTGTCAACTACGAACGCAAGGCTAGGGGAACCAGCTCTGTCCCGCCCCCTAACTCTATCCCAGAGTAG